In one window of Fictibacillus phosphorivorans DNA:
- a CDS encoding type IA DNA topoisomerase, which produces MSKIVILAEKPSQAKAYSDAFTIKKKDKTFIELNPCSIFPNGATITWGIGHLVELKQPKEYKSEWGTWRLSSLPILPERYEFKVATGKYEQFNAVKRLFKEADIIINGCDVDREGSNIFYSIYHMTGVRGKTIKRLWINSLEVDEIRKGFSNLHNNEKDLLLYAEAKTRQISDWLVGMNGSRLYTLLLQQKGFTDSLSIGRVQSPTTYLIYQRHLEIENFVPKPFYEIEGNFTAANGKYRGKAKIKSEKQEEVQQLLEKHKITGKDTGIIKAVSKKKMRIKSPKLHALSTLQATANRRWKYSPKKVLDTVQKLYDKKILSYPRTDTQYITENEFAYLTANLESYQNLIENRFTIASKRPSKRYVDGSKVQEHYAIIPTKQVPTSAKIQGLSIEEKNIYFEVLNTTLAMFHHDYVYEETKVTTSVNGLDFESVGRTEINKGWKELFNYGSKDKENPNAKKDENAAQALPILEKGEQVESIVKMKEGMTTPPKPYTEGQLISMMKTCGKSVENEEEMEILKEVEGLGTEATRSGIIETIKKHQYIEVKRNIVHITEKGKILCQSIEGNLLSSPSMTAKWETYLKKIGNGDGTPQAFLGSIAKFLNKLIEEVPGQLNAAPIQQSIDGAKSASKKPIATCPRCKKGMISVSRSYYRCSEHANGCKQTFPGKLLGKTITEKQVKDLCTKGKTSLIKGFKPKAKEKKKFSAMLILKEDFTIGFEFANHSFVKK; this is translated from the coding sequence ATGAGTAAAATCGTCATTTTAGCAGAAAAACCATCCCAAGCTAAGGCTTATTCAGATGCCTTTACAATAAAAAAGAAAGATAAAACGTTCATCGAATTAAACCCATGCAGCATTTTTCCAAATGGGGCAACGATTACATGGGGTATCGGGCATTTAGTTGAACTGAAACAACCTAAAGAATATAAATCAGAGTGGGGAACGTGGCGCTTGTCTTCTTTACCAATCTTACCTGAACGTTATGAATTCAAGGTCGCAACGGGAAAGTATGAACAGTTTAATGCAGTAAAACGCTTATTTAAAGAAGCGGACATCATCATTAACGGATGTGATGTGGATCGTGAAGGTTCGAACATTTTTTATTCCATCTACCATATGACAGGTGTGAGAGGGAAAACCATCAAACGACTGTGGATTAACTCTCTAGAAGTGGATGAGATTCGTAAAGGATTCTCTAATCTACATAATAACGAGAAAGATCTGTTGCTATATGCTGAAGCCAAAACTCGTCAGATCTCGGATTGGCTCGTTGGCATGAACGGAAGTCGGCTTTATACGCTGCTTTTACAGCAAAAAGGATTCACGGATAGCTTAAGCATTGGTAGGGTGCAGTCGCCAACAACCTACTTGATCTACCAGAGGCACCTCGAGATCGAGAATTTTGTGCCGAAACCTTTTTATGAGATTGAAGGGAACTTTACGGCCGCAAACGGAAAGTATAGAGGCAAAGCGAAAATTAAAAGTGAAAAACAAGAAGAAGTCCAACAGCTGCTAGAAAAGCACAAGATTACCGGCAAAGATACGGGTATTATTAAAGCTGTTTCAAAAAAGAAGATGCGAATCAAATCTCCAAAGTTGCACGCGCTCTCTACGTTGCAGGCAACAGCGAACAGAAGATGGAAGTATAGTCCGAAGAAGGTTCTCGATACGGTTCAGAAATTGTACGATAAGAAAATCCTATCGTATCCGAGAACAGATACCCAATACATTACTGAAAATGAGTTTGCTTATCTAACTGCTAACCTTGAGTCCTATCAAAATTTGATAGAAAATCGTTTTACTATAGCTTCAAAACGACCTAGTAAAAGATATGTAGACGGATCGAAGGTTCAAGAACACTATGCAATCATTCCAACAAAACAGGTTCCAACTTCTGCGAAGATTCAAGGATTATCGATAGAAGAGAAGAACATTTACTTTGAAGTGTTGAACACAACTCTTGCGATGTTTCATCACGATTACGTATATGAAGAGACAAAAGTAACAACGAGCGTGAATGGACTAGACTTTGAATCAGTAGGAAGAACAGAGATCAACAAAGGATGGAAAGAACTTTTTAACTATGGTTCAAAGGACAAAGAAAACCCAAATGCTAAGAAAGATGAAAACGCAGCACAAGCTCTTCCTATACTTGAAAAAGGTGAGCAAGTGGAGAGTATCGTCAAAATGAAAGAAGGAATGACTACACCACCGAAACCTTATACAGAAGGTCAACTCATCTCGATGATGAAAACGTGTGGTAAGTCGGTTGAGAATGAAGAAGAAATGGAAATTTTGAAAGAAGTAGAAGGTTTAGGTACTGAGGCAACGCGAAGTGGAATCATTGAAACCATTAAAAAGCACCAATACATTGAAGTGAAGAGGAACATTGTACACATAACCGAAAAAGGGAAAATTCTGTGTCAGTCCATAGAAGGCAATCTGCTTTCCAGTCCATCTATGACCGCTAAATGGGAAACCTATTTGAAGAAAATCGGAAACGGAGATGGGACACCTCAAGCTTTTTTGGGAAGTATCGCAAAGTTTCTCAATAAATTAATTGAAGAAGTACCTGGTCAATTGAATGCTGCACCTATCCAGCAGAGTATTGATGGGGCTAAAAGTGCGAGTAAGAAACCGATTGCTACTTGTCCACGGTGTAAAAAAGGAATGATCAGCGTAAGTCGTTCCTATTATCGCTGCTCAGAACATGCTAATGGCTGCAAACAAACTTTTCCAGGGAAATTACTTGGTAAGACGATTACCGAAAAACAAGTGAAAGATCTGTGTACGAAGGGTAAAACTAGTCTTATTAAAGGCTTTAAACCGAAAGCGAAAGAAAAGAAAAAGTTTAGTGCAATGCTCATTTTAAAGGAAGATTTCACGATTGGATTTGAGTTTGCTAATCACTCATTCGTGAAAAAATAA
- a CDS encoding ABC transporter substrate-binding protein: MKLNNFAKTSIASLLSISLLAGCGQSNDNKDKTQENQNLSLEQITKKAKEEGQVDSVGMPDSWANWIETWKDIKTKYGINHKDTDMSSAEELAKFESAGPGGPDIGDVGLSFGPLAKEKGLTQPYKTENWDDIPKWAKDKEGHWAASYQGTISFITDKDRVKNPPKSWADLEKGNYKVAVGDVMKANQAQFAVLAAAMANGGDEKDIKPGIKYFAKLAKDNRLSVSDVTVANLEKGEVDVAILWDFNSLGYRDQIDKNRFEVTIPNDVSVVSGYTTIINKDAKHPNAAKLTREFILSDEGQANLARGYARPIRENVEIPADAKSKLLPEDMYKNAKPVKDMKKWDETMKSLPQMWQEKVLINVK, translated from the coding sequence ATGAAACTGAACAACTTTGCAAAAACATCGATTGCAAGTTTGCTATCCATTTCACTTTTAGCAGGCTGTGGTCAGAGTAATGATAATAAAGACAAGACTCAAGAAAATCAAAATTTAAGTTTAGAACAGATCACTAAAAAGGCGAAAGAAGAAGGTCAAGTGGACAGTGTGGGTATGCCTGATTCATGGGCAAACTGGATTGAAACATGGAAAGATATCAAAACAAAATACGGGATTAATCATAAAGACACTGACATGTCTAGTGCTGAGGAGTTAGCGAAATTTGAATCAGCTGGACCAGGTGGACCGGATATTGGAGACGTTGGTCTATCATTCGGACCACTTGCAAAAGAAAAAGGATTGACACAACCTTATAAGACCGAAAATTGGGATGACATCCCTAAATGGGCAAAAGATAAAGAGGGTCATTGGGCTGCAAGTTACCAAGGTACCATCTCATTTATCACGGATAAAGACCGTGTTAAGAATCCCCCTAAGTCTTGGGCTGACCTAGAAAAAGGAAACTATAAGGTCGCGGTCGGAGACGTTATGAAGGCTAATCAGGCACAATTTGCTGTTCTAGCGGCTGCTATGGCAAATGGCGGAGATGAAAAAGATATTAAACCTGGAATTAAGTATTTCGCTAAACTTGCGAAAGATAACAGACTCTCTGTTTCTGATGTTACAGTTGCGAACTTAGAAAAAGGAGAGGTAGACGTTGCGATCTTATGGGATTTCAATTCTCTAGGATACCGTGATCAAATTGATAAAAATCGTTTTGAAGTAACGATTCCAAATGATGTTTCTGTTGTGAGTGGTTATACAACCATCATCAATAAGGACGCAAAACATCCTAATGCTGCTAAGTTAACAAGAGAATTTATTCTCTCTGACGAAGGACAAGCTAATCTGGCACGAGGTTATGCACGACCGATACGAGAAAACGTAGAAATCCCAGCAGATGCTAAAAGCAAGTTACTTCCAGAAGATATGTACAAAAATGCAAAACCCGTTAAAGATATGAAAAAGTGGGATGAAACGATGAAATCACTACCACAAATGTGGCAAGAGAAGGTTCTCATCAATGTCAAATAA
- a CDS encoding alkaline phosphatase family protein yields the protein MSNKLAFIMLDGLQYKTAVEQMGYLGHLVEQKIAARYLVKSEVPSMSRPLYEVLLTGTLPHKNGILTNQTVRLSKEESLFHLTKKNGLTNATASYYWVSELYNKAPFVQLTDRFQNDENRAIQHGIFYSEDHYPDSHLFADAHYLMETYQPDFLYVHSMNIDDTGHKFTADSKEYRGSAIRADIILANILPLWIENGYQIIITADHGMNDDGDHGGTLNDVRDVPLLVISDKVRPDDYDQVVKQLNLAPLACHLLGITPSKEMIKVELPGLLNQ from the coding sequence ATGTCAAATAAACTAGCGTTTATCATGTTAGATGGCCTTCAATATAAAACAGCCGTTGAACAGATGGGCTATCTAGGTCACTTAGTCGAACAGAAAATAGCTGCTCGTTATCTTGTTAAATCTGAAGTGCCAAGTATGTCGAGACCTCTATATGAGGTCTTGCTTACTGGTACTCTACCTCATAAAAATGGCATATTAACGAATCAGACGGTTCGTTTATCAAAAGAAGAAAGTTTGTTTCATTTAACAAAAAAGAACGGATTAACAAACGCAACAGCTTCCTACTATTGGGTAAGCGAACTTTACAACAAAGCACCATTTGTACAATTAACCGACCGTTTTCAAAATGACGAGAATAGAGCCATTCAACATGGTATTTTTTATTCAGAAGATCACTATCCTGACTCTCATTTATTTGCAGACGCACATTATTTAATGGAAACATATCAACCTGATTTTTTATATGTTCACTCTATGAACATTGACGATACGGGACATAAATTTACAGCAGACTCTAAAGAGTACAGAGGATCAGCCATTCGTGCGGATATTATACTAGCTAATATCTTACCTCTTTGGATAGAAAACGGTTATCAAATTATCATTACGGCCGATCATGGCATGAACGATGACGGTGACCACGGTGGAACATTGAATGATGTTAGGGATGTTCCTCTTCTCGTGATTTCAGACAAAGTACGACCTGATGATTATGATCAGGTGGTCAAACAGTTAAACTTGGCACCGTTGGCTTGTCACTTGTTAGGGATAACACCTTCTAAAGAGATGATAAAGGTTGAACTTCCTGGTTTATTGAATCAGTAA
- a CDS encoding ABC transporter permease, translating to MKENKRTHKIIVTITFLYLFIPLLATFLYSLSTTWNETILPEGLTLKWFVDLYNDPRFIDALWRTIQLTGGTMIVSILIMVPAIFAITVYAPKYEKWLQTIVLFPYAMPGVVAAVGLLSIYSKSSIPMVIVLAGSYFVLILPFMYQGVRNSLRTVNAKTLVEAAELLGASRSTAFWKVIVPNITPGIMVSSLLSFSVLFGEFVLANILVGGSFETIQIYLYRRLRESGHLSSAIVVSYFLLLLVLSWIMVRFSRRGTLKLKKKEPIV from the coding sequence GTGAAGGAAAACAAGCGTACCCATAAAATCATTGTAACGATTACGTTTTTGTATTTATTTATTCCATTGTTAGCGACTTTTCTTTATTCCTTATCTACAACTTGGAACGAGACGATTCTTCCAGAAGGATTAACACTAAAATGGTTTGTAGACCTATATAACGATCCACGTTTTATTGACGCACTATGGCGAACGATCCAACTTACAGGAGGAACGATGATCGTTTCTATTTTAATCATGGTTCCTGCTATATTCGCCATTACGGTTTATGCTCCCAAATATGAAAAATGGTTACAGACCATCGTTCTTTTTCCTTATGCTATGCCAGGAGTAGTAGCCGCAGTTGGGTTATTAAGTATTTATTCAAAGAGTAGTATACCAATGGTTATTGTTCTTGCAGGATCTTATTTTGTTCTAATCCTTCCCTTTATGTATCAAGGTGTGAGAAATAGTTTAAGAACAGTAAACGCAAAAACACTTGTAGAAGCAGCTGAACTTTTAGGTGCATCTCGAAGTACAGCTTTTTGGAAAGTGATTGTACCGAACATAACACCTGGTATCATGGTGAGTTCACTCTTATCATTTTCAGTATTGTTTGGTGAGTTTGTTCTTGCCAATATCTTAGTAGGTGGAAGTTTTGAAACGATTCAGATCTATTTGTACCGTCGATTGAGAGAATCTGGACATTTATCGAGTGCTATTGTCGTCTCATATTTCTTATTGTTACTCGTACTAAGTTGGATCATGGTTAGATTTAGTCGTAGAGGAACCTTGAAATTAAAGAAAAAGGAGCCGATCGTATGA
- a CDS encoding ABC transporter ATP-binding protein — MSFLTINNLSLAFGEVKVLKELSLSIEEGELVTLLGPSGCGKSTLLRSIAGLVDPDNGSIVIDDKEVISMNPKDREVGMVFQSYALFPNLTVEDNIAFGLKMKKLNKGEIQKKVKNMIDLVGLNGKESSYPRELSGGQQQRAALARAIVVEPKVLLLDEPLSALDAQIRARLQNQIRDIQQKLGITMVFVTHDQEEAMAISDRIFLMNNGEIAQSGSPVEIYTRPNSEFVARFMGHYNVLHADELQQIIGFDAGFQGNLFGIRPEAFTETNIHANALTVTGEVQKVSLLGNVVRYQLRSGTQHFSAEHLHRSQEYTKSGDVKTLYLSKEDVIPLT, encoded by the coding sequence ATGAGTTTTTTAACAATCAACAACCTTTCTTTAGCCTTTGGTGAAGTAAAAGTATTAAAAGAACTCTCTTTATCCATTGAAGAAGGTGAACTCGTCACCCTCCTCGGCCCGAGTGGATGTGGGAAATCAACCCTCCTCCGCTCCATTGCAGGATTAGTCGATCCGGACAATGGATCTATTGTTATTGATGATAAAGAGGTCATATCGATGAATCCAAAGGACCGAGAAGTAGGTATGGTGTTTCAATCATACGCTCTTTTTCCGAACTTAACCGTAGAAGATAATATTGCTTTTGGTTTAAAAATGAAAAAGTTGAACAAAGGCGAGATTCAAAAGAAAGTGAAAAATATGATAGACCTAGTCGGTTTAAACGGAAAGGAAAGTTCTTATCCACGTGAGCTATCAGGAGGACAGCAACAACGGGCAGCGTTGGCTAGAGCCATTGTGGTAGAACCAAAAGTTCTTCTATTAGATGAACCTCTGAGTGCTTTAGATGCACAGATTCGAGCTAGACTTCAGAATCAAATCAGAGACATCCAACAAAAACTAGGAATCACAATGGTTTTCGTCACTCATGATCAAGAAGAAGCAATGGCGATTTCTGATCGTATATTCTTAATGAATAATGGAGAGATCGCTCAGAGTGGCTCTCCTGTCGAGATATATACACGTCCAAACAGTGAGTTTGTTGCACGTTTTATGGGTCATTATAACGTGTTGCATGCTGACGAGCTACAACAGATTATAGGTTTTGATGCTGGATTCCAGGGAAATCTATTTGGTATTCGCCCTGAAGCATTTACCGAAACGAACATTCACGCTAACGCCCTTACAGTTACAGGTGAAGTACAGAAAGTATCGTTACTCGGTAATGTTGTTCGGTATCAGTTAAGATCGGGCACCCAACATTTTTCTGCAGAACATCTGCATAGAAGTCAAGAGTATACGAAGAGCGGTGATGTTAAAACCCTTTATCTCTCAAAAGAGGATGTGATTCCACTAACATGA
- a CDS encoding DeoR/GlpR family DNA-binding transcription regulator has protein sequence MNIVSEKRRFEILNQLETNGKVFVTQLADDFGVTPETIRRDLHELEQKGILKRVHGGAVKSASMHYEPPFTKRQNTSAHEKKKIGQKAASTINDGETIVLDGGTTTLELAKGIKGVKQLTVLTNSMAAAHVLNNSLFTKRFEGSVILIGGTLNAAQQSVSGSMAIAFLEQYRVDKAYLSCGGVSMDVVTDYDNEEALISKKMIEIAQSSYLLADHSKFNRHSFSVIAPIERFQHIITDVPSIEGWDHYIEETGIDWIVAKEAASIES, from the coding sequence ATGAACATCGTTTCAGAGAAAAGACGGTTTGAAATCTTAAATCAACTCGAGACGAACGGAAAAGTTTTTGTTACTCAATTAGCGGATGATTTTGGAGTAACACCCGAGACGATCAGAAGAGATTTACATGAATTAGAACAAAAAGGTATCTTGAAACGTGTGCATGGAGGAGCGGTTAAATCTGCTAGCATGCATTATGAACCACCTTTTACAAAAAGACAGAACACAAGCGCTCATGAAAAAAAGAAAATCGGTCAAAAAGCAGCTTCCACCATTAATGATGGCGAAACTATCGTCCTTGATGGCGGAACTACTACCCTAGAACTAGCAAAAGGCATCAAGGGTGTGAAACAACTTACCGTATTGACCAATTCGATGGCAGCCGCTCACGTCTTAAATAACTCCCTTTTTACTAAAAGGTTTGAAGGCAGTGTGATCTTAATCGGTGGAACATTGAACGCTGCGCAACAATCCGTTTCAGGTTCTATGGCTATTGCTTTTCTAGAACAATATAGGGTCGATAAAGCTTATCTTTCATGTGGTGGAGTTTCTATGGATGTTGTAACGGATTATGATAACGAGGAAGCTCTTATATCAAAAAAGATGATTGAGATTGCTCAAAGCAGTTATTTGTTAGCCGATCATTCAAAGTTTAACAGACATTCCTTTTCAGTAATTGCACCCATTGAGCGGTTTCAACATATCATTACGGATGTTCCCTCTATTGAAGGCTGGGATCATTACATTGAAGAGACAGGGATAGATTGGATTGTAGCAAAGGAGGCGGCATCTATTGAAAGTTGA
- a CDS encoding histidinol phosphate phosphatase domain-containing protein: protein MKVDYHLHLEEGPYSFRWLDRTNLSLDHFHPLQEKPHTIEWLKKAESRINNRLNKGCYSEEWLDLYLEEALNKGIKEVGIVDHLYRFRETRTYYEKYMDVTSPEIGALQQKWLDQVMTESIYEFVTAINQAKKRWEQKGVILRLGIESDYFPGCEDELRELLSLVEWDYVIGSVHFLNGWGFDNPETQDRFKSLDLLKTYEEFFGVVEMAIKSNLFDFVAHLDNLKVFNHRPDEKKLMPFYHQIADALVETDTATEINAGLFYRYPVKEMCPSPQFLSVLVDKGVLFTLSSDAHFPDDLGKHVPDNLKTLKNSGYSEIVTFNKRKRVMKTI from the coding sequence TTGAAAGTTGATTATCATTTACATCTAGAAGAAGGGCCATATTCCTTTCGATGGCTAGACCGAACTAACCTTTCATTAGATCACTTTCATCCATTACAAGAAAAACCACATACGATTGAGTGGTTAAAAAAAGCGGAATCTAGAATCAATAACAGATTAAATAAAGGATGTTATTCAGAAGAATGGCTCGATCTCTATTTAGAAGAAGCTCTTAATAAGGGAATCAAAGAAGTGGGAATCGTCGACCACCTTTATCGGTTCCGTGAAACCAGGACTTATTACGAAAAATATATGGATGTAACTTCTCCGGAGATCGGAGCTCTTCAACAAAAGTGGCTTGACCAGGTTATGACAGAATCCATCTACGAGTTTGTTACAGCTATTAATCAGGCAAAGAAACGATGGGAACAAAAAGGCGTTATCCTCCGATTGGGTATAGAAAGTGATTATTTCCCTGGATGTGAGGATGAGCTCAGAGAACTATTATCACTGGTAGAGTGGGATTATGTGATCGGATCGGTCCATTTCTTGAACGGATGGGGTTTTGACAACCCTGAAACACAAGACCGATTCAAGAGTTTAGACCTACTCAAAACGTATGAAGAGTTCTTTGGAGTAGTTGAAATGGCGATAAAGAGTAACCTCTTTGACTTTGTAGCGCATCTTGATAATCTTAAGGTCTTTAACCATCGCCCAGATGAAAAGAAGCTAATGCCTTTTTATCATCAAATTGCCGATGCTTTAGTTGAAACAGACACAGCAACCGAGATCAATGCAGGTCTCTTTTATCGCTATCCGGTAAAAGAGATGTGTCCAAGTCCACAATTCCTATCGGTTCTTGTTGATAAAGGCGTCCTATTTACTTTATCATCTGATGCTCATTTTCCAGATGATTTAGGGAAGCACGTACCAGACAACTTAAAGACCTTAAAAAATTCAGGTTATTCAGAGATTGTGACTTTCAATAAAAGAAAACGAGTAATGAAAACTATATAA
- a CDS encoding GNAT family N-acetyltransferase: MLVAAPKALVDAPYMLTTIEDLEKLSLENIKKELEYYSTNPNNLKLVAEYENEIAGVIDFKNGNKEKIAHQGSFAMTVLPQFRNLGVGRALLESLISWARNNKTIEKICLEVMEDNQGAIHLYKSLNFVEEGRKAKAVKMDDQYQDLILMALFV; the protein is encoded by the coding sequence ATGTTAGTGGCTGCTCCAAAAGCATTGGTGGACGCTCCTTACATGTTAACTACTATAGAGGATCTTGAAAAGTTAAGCCTAGAAAATATTAAAAAGGAGTTAGAATACTACTCCACAAACCCAAATAATCTCAAACTAGTAGCTGAATATGAGAATGAGATTGCAGGTGTGATTGATTTTAAAAACGGAAATAAGGAGAAAATCGCCCATCAAGGTTCTTTTGCGATGACTGTGTTACCCCAATTTCGAAATCTAGGGGTTGGAAGAGCACTGTTAGAATCGCTGATTTCTTGGGCTAGAAACAACAAAACAATCGAAAAGATTTGTCTGGAAGTTATGGAAGACAACCAAGGTGCCATACACTTATATAAATCACTGAATTTTGTTGAAGAAGGAAGAAAAGCAAAAGCGGTTAAAATGGACGACCAATATCAAGATTTAATCCTGATGGCTTTATTTGTTTAA
- a CDS encoding AAA family ATPase: MFNKFNFDTIYDKQNAITPLVVMMCGVAGSGKTTFSQQLEKKGFVRLSIDEEIWSTHGRWGIDFPMGKFEEYRREAENKLRQQLIQLIHGKQQVVIDFSFWDRSRRIQYKKLIEEAGGKWMLIYLKVQPDELRKRLKLRNKRFDANSFPISEELLASYLNGFEVPKDEGEIVVEN; encoded by the coding sequence ATGTTCAATAAATTTAATTTTGATACCATTTATGATAAACAGAATGCGATAACACCTTTAGTCGTGATGATGTGTGGCGTAGCCGGTTCCGGGAAAACTACTTTTTCACAACAGTTAGAGAAGAAGGGTTTTGTTCGTCTTTCAATTGATGAAGAAATATGGTCTACCCATGGTCGTTGGGGCATTGATTTTCCAATGGGAAAATTCGAGGAATACAGAAGAGAAGCAGAAAATAAATTACGACAGCAACTCATTCAATTAATACACGGTAAACAACAAGTGGTTATCGATTTTAGCTTTTGGGACCGATCAAGAAGGATTCAATATAAAAAGCTAATTGAAGAAGCTGGAGGTAAATGGATGTTGATCTATTTAAAGGTTCAGCCAGATGAGTTACGAAAGCGGCTAAAGTTACGGAACAAACGCTTTGATGCGAATTCTTTTCCGATTTCAGAGGAACTATTGGCTTCTTACCTTAATGGATTTGAAGTTCCAAAAGATGAAGGGGAAATCGTAGTTGAAAATTAA
- a CDS encoding GNAT family N-acetyltransferase, with protein sequence MENKQFKIIPYIPEYAEQTVKMWRDSKLKAIGIREIHSFETHIYFLNNILMKEFIVELAIVNEKVAGMIAYHQSEISQLYVHNHFQQFGIGKTLLQRAKGTSTGRLILRTFEVNKKAQRFYEKNGFTVIGRGHENEENLPDLLYEWKAKA encoded by the coding sequence TTGGAGAATAAACAATTTAAAATCATACCTTATATACCTGAATACGCAGAACAAACCGTTAAAATGTGGCGGGATAGTAAACTCAAAGCCATAGGCATAAGGGAAATTCATAGTTTTGAAACTCATATCTATTTTCTGAATAACATCTTAATGAAAGAATTTATCGTTGAGTTAGCGATCGTTAATGAAAAGGTTGCTGGAATGATCGCTTATCATCAATCAGAAATAAGCCAGCTGTATGTACATAACCATTTTCAACAATTTGGGATTGGTAAAACATTGCTACAACGAGCAAAGGGAACATCTACCGGAAGGCTTATACTTCGCACATTTGAGGTGAACAAGAAAGCGCAACGTTTCTATGAAAAGAATGGGTTTACGGTTATTGGAAGAGGACATGAGAATGAAGAGAATTTACCTGACCTTCTATACGAGTGGAAAGCAAAAGCATAA
- a CDS encoding class I SAM-dependent methyltransferase, producing the protein MKFLTSIKEYVNQNYQTPKGLIGTYIVEKMVRQHKPETDWTIDLLELQDQDHVLELGCGAGYAIQIISERYLVQEIVGIDFSATAIRSATTRNKKTVNKERTKLIQANFNALPFPDKMFNKVFSIQTVYFWDEIDIIVSEIYRVLKPGGMVVITFSNGKDDKTWKSVQEVSENQVMPFMMETGFNDVSLVRGPDSRGFHTVSIKGTKV; encoded by the coding sequence ATGAAATTCCTTACTTCCATAAAAGAGTATGTAAATCAGAACTATCAAACGCCAAAAGGATTGATCGGTACATATATTGTAGAAAAAATGGTCAGACAACACAAACCTGAAACAGATTGGACCATCGATTTATTAGAACTGCAAGATCAAGATCATGTCTTAGAGCTTGGTTGTGGGGCAGGCTATGCGATACAAATAATTTCTGAAAGATATCTTGTACAGGAAATTGTCGGTATTGATTTTTCTGCGACAGCCATTCGTTCGGCTACCACTCGCAACAAAAAGACAGTTAATAAAGAGAGAACCAAACTGATTCAAGCGAATTTTAATGCTCTTCCGTTTCCTGACAAAATGTTCAACAAGGTGTTCAGTATTCAGACGGTCTATTTTTGGGATGAGATAGATATAATCGTTTCAGAAATCTATCGCGTTCTTAAGCCTGGTGGAATGGTGGTTATTACTTTTTCCAATGGTAAAGATGATAAAACGTGGAAAAGTGTACAAGAAGTTTCCGAGAATCAAGTAATGCCATTCATGATGGAAACTGGATTTAATGATGTTTCGTTAGTAAGAGGTCCTGATTCTAGGGGTTTTCATACAGTGTCAATCAAAGGAACAAAAGTCTAA
- a CDS encoding DUF1272 domain-containing protein: protein MLEMRKQCEKCSVELHDKADAYICVHECTYCETCTSDMNHVCMNCNGELVMRPKPGAKIISCSLSK, encoded by the coding sequence ATGTTAGAGATGAGAAAGCAATGTGAAAAATGTTCTGTAGAGCTTCATGACAAGGCGGATGCATACATATGTGTTCATGAATGTACGTATTGTGAAACTTGCACTTCAGATATGAATCATGTTTGCATGAACTGTAACGGTGAACTAGTAATGCGCCCAAAACCAGGGGCGAAGATTATAAGTTGCTCATTAAGTAAATAA
- a CDS encoding Lrp/AsnC family transcriptional regulator → MDEIDKEILLHLQQDARLSITALGKKVGLSNPAVHERVKKLEDKQIIEGYKAIINPEKMNKPIMAFILYDNTKCKPFVEFCKDHPDVIECHRLAGQYNYLIKIVTHSVESLERFIDDSMTFGQPSTLIRLSSPVSDKSLC, encoded by the coding sequence ATGGACGAAATTGATAAAGAGATCCTTTTACATTTGCAGCAAGATGCTCGCTTATCCATAACAGCATTAGGTAAGAAAGTGGGTCTTTCCAATCCTGCCGTTCACGAACGTGTTAAGAAACTTGAGGATAAACAAATTATTGAGGGATATAAGGCAATAATTAATCCAGAAAAAATGAATAAACCCATCATGGCATTCATCTTGTACGACAATACGAAATGCAAACCTTTTGTTGAATTCTGCAAAGACCATCCTGATGTAATCGAATGCCACCGATTAGCAGGACAATATAACTACCTCATTAAAATTGTTACCCATTCCGTAGAGTCTTTAGAACGTTTTATAGATGATTCTATGACATTTGGACAACCTTCAACATTAATCAGGCTTTCTTCGCCCGTATCGGATAAATCTTTATGTTAA